The following are encoded in a window of Bacteroidales bacterium genomic DNA:
- a CDS encoding YbbR-like domain-containing protein, which translates to MKTGLANNAGTNPNPAKTRFRNQFSIFFVFVVFSATVWVIAKLSKDFTSAITYNVEYENLPAGKTLVYASDTAITVGLDASGFNLINYHLFKKKPVVSIDLSGMRLYPDGINFYGLLLTSGLTGKLASQVGSHNELIFITPDTLRFEFKAEHSRRVPVLPRVQYQLSAQHMLYDSIQVVPDSIWVYGPHEIIDTLFFVETSLQTLNEINENLQLNLALQKKPDLPLTYSDNEVEVRINVEKFTEKSFDLPIIVNCPDSLFTLRVFPETVKVHCLVALKDYKRIDPALFEAAIFCSPGELQSSNKLRVEIRQHPSYVRIARIEPERVEYIMVKTLQ; encoded by the coding sequence TTGAAAACTGGTTTAGCAAACAATGCCGGAACTAATCCGAACCCTGCGAAAACAAGGTTTAGGAACCAGTTTTCAATCTTTTTTGTTTTTGTAGTTTTTTCTGCTACCGTTTGGGTGATTGCCAAACTATCGAAGGATTTCACTTCCGCGATAACTTATAACGTTGAATACGAAAATCTGCCAGCCGGTAAAACACTGGTGTATGCAAGTGATACAGCTATAACCGTTGGCCTCGATGCAAGTGGGTTTAATCTTATCAACTACCATTTATTCAAGAAGAAACCGGTTGTAAGCATTGATCTCTCAGGAATGAGATTATACCCTGATGGGATCAATTTCTACGGTTTACTCCTGACGTCAGGACTAACAGGAAAACTAGCCTCACAGGTGGGTTCGCACAATGAACTCATCTTTATCACACCCGATACCCTCAGGTTTGAGTTTAAGGCAGAGCATAGCCGGCGTGTGCCAGTTTTGCCAAGGGTTCAATATCAGTTGAGCGCCCAACACATGCTTTATGACTCAATACAGGTTGTTCCCGACAGCATCTGGGTTTACGGGCCACATGAAATTATTGATACATTATTCTTTGTGGAAACAAGTCTGCAGACCTTGAATGAAATCAATGAAAATCTGCAATTAAATCTTGCACTTCAGAAGAAACCTGATTTGCCGTTAACTTACTCGGATAACGAGGTAGAAGTAAGAATAAACGTCGAGAAATTTACTGAGAAATCATTCGATCTGCCCATCATCGTCAATTGCCCTGACAGCCTTTTTACATTGCGCGTTTTCCCTGAAACGGTGAAAGTACATTGCCTTGTTGCATTGAAGGATTATAAACGTATTGATCCTGCGCTGTTTGAGGCTGCTATTTTTTGCAGTCCGGGGGAACTGCAATCAAGCAACAAACTCCGTGTTGAGATCAGGCAGCATCCATCGTATGTTCGCATCGCCCGCATAGAGCCTGAGCGGGTTGAATACATCATGGTAAAAACCCTGCAGTAA
- a CDS encoding DNA polymerase III subunit alpha has protein sequence MLFTAHSYYSLRYGSMPVEQLVAGAKSYGLKTLVLADINNTSAITDFIRECNEYGIRPIAGVSCHHEGRHLYTLIASNNQGFRDINDFLSELNINGLELPERAPEFEAVFIVYPMSSFLIQDSRIEIQDLKFKIQSQSGMPSPRASGLASLESSSLHPDSHRDSNTASLHHSITASQLKPNEYIGICHYELNKFLTSPLRNYPEKLLAWHNITFADADGFELHRHLRAIDNNCLLSKLSDSQLANRNEVFLSEAEALRLFSQYPQLLSNAKKLLEQCELSFDFKIVKNKKTFTGSSYDDRILLEKLAKDGLAYRYGSHNKEALRRVKHELDIIDKLGFSAYFLITWDIIRYSMSRGFYHVGRGSGANSIVAYCLRITDVDPITLNLYFERFINPLRTSPPDFDIDYSWKERDEVLDYIFKRYGHKHTALLGAMSTFKGKSILRELGKVYGLPKNEIDDLVEDRKNPNMEGELINKIMAVGTQMTNFPNIRSIHAGGVLISEEPITCYTALDMPPKNFPTVQWDMYVAEAIGFEKLDILSQRGLGHIDECAKIVQQNRGITLDVHKVDEFMKDPQIKHQLRTGETIGCFYIESPAMRGLLKKLRCDTYPILVAASSIIRPGVARSGMMKEYIQRFHKPGVFKYIHPVMEEQLKETFGVMVYQEDVLKVCHHFAGLDLSDADILRRAMSGKFRSKQEFERIRDRFFVNCKDRGHSEAIAQEVWRQIESFAGYSFSKAHSASYAVESFQSLYLKAHFPHEFHVAVINNFGGFYETWVYFNEAKRCGAKIELPCVNHSHYKTSLSGQTIYTGFIHIQNLESKVAQSIEEDRVKKGGFKNLQDFVNRVPMGKEQLLLLIRTGAFRFTERSKQQLLWEAHMAGANTTPKISRNTLFEKEEKTFTLPELEHSKIEDAYDEIELLGFPVTLSYFEMLETRDEGRGTNEERQGEKEIGRQGEGVSDLRFRISTTADKSDSLGSWNLEFGIWNFTAKQTGKRVQIAGSFVCIKYVSTIRKEIMHFGTFFDRSGQFFDTVHFPPVVKKFPFRGKGVYLLSGKVVEEFGFASLEVEKMEKLPMKKDPRFV, from the coding sequence AGTTGGTGGCGGGAGCAAAATCCTATGGATTGAAAACACTGGTGCTGGCGGACATCAACAATACGTCGGCCATCACAGATTTTATACGGGAATGCAATGAGTACGGCATCCGCCCCATTGCCGGTGTAAGCTGTCACCACGAAGGCCGCCACCTCTACACCCTCATCGCCAGCAACAACCAAGGCTTCCGCGATATCAACGATTTCCTTAGCGAGCTCAACATCAATGGGCTGGAACTGCCGGAGAGGGCGCCGGAGTTCGAAGCGGTTTTCATTGTATATCCAATGAGTTCGTTTCTTATTCAAGATTCAAGAATTGAAATTCAAGATTTGAAATTCAAAATTCAAAGTCAATCAGGGATGCCATCCCCTCGTGCCTCGGGGCTTGCATCCCTTGAAAGTTCATCACTCCATCCCGATAGCCATCGGGACTCCAATACTGCATCACTGCATCACAGTATCACTGCATCACAACTAAAACCCAACGAATACATCGGAATCTGCCACTACGAACTGAACAAATTCCTCACCTCTCCCCTGCGCAATTATCCTGAAAAGCTGCTGGCATGGCATAACATCACTTTCGCCGATGCTGACGGATTTGAATTACACCGGCATTTACGGGCCATTGATAATAATTGTTTGCTCAGCAAATTGTCTGATTCGCAACTTGCAAATCGAAACGAAGTTTTTCTTTCGGAAGCAGAAGCGCTAAGGCTTTTTAGCCAATACCCGCAGCTGCTGAGCAACGCAAAGAAATTGCTGGAGCAATGCGAACTGAGCTTTGATTTCAAAATTGTCAAAAACAAAAAAACATTTACCGGCAGTAGTTACGACGATCGCATCCTACTTGAGAAACTAGCCAAGGATGGGCTGGCTTACCGTTATGGTTCGCATAATAAAGAAGCCCTGCGCCGCGTAAAACATGAACTTGATATTATTGATAAACTTGGATTTTCGGCTTATTTTCTGATTACCTGGGACATTATCCGCTATTCTATGTCGCGGGGTTTTTACCATGTGGGGCGTGGCAGCGGCGCCAACAGCATTGTGGCGTATTGTCTGCGCATTACAGATGTGGATCCCATCACCCTTAATCTGTATTTTGAGCGTTTCATCAACCCGCTGCGAACCTCGCCACCCGATTTTGACATTGACTATTCCTGGAAAGAGCGCGACGAAGTGCTGGATTATATCTTCAAGCGTTACGGGCATAAGCATACTGCTTTGCTCGGAGCCATGTCCACATTTAAAGGTAAATCAATTTTGAGAGAGCTTGGCAAAGTGTATGGCTTGCCCAAAAACGAAATTGACGATCTGGTTGAGGATCGCAAAAATCCCAACATGGAAGGCGAGCTTATTAATAAAATAATGGCTGTGGGAACACAAATGACCAACTTTCCCAACATCCGCAGCATCCATGCCGGCGGGGTCTTGATTTCAGAAGAACCCATTACGTGTTACACCGCTCTCGATATGCCGCCCAAAAATTTTCCTACCGTGCAATGGGATATGTACGTGGCCGAAGCCATTGGGTTCGAAAAGCTGGATATCCTGAGCCAGCGCGGCCTGGGCCATATTGATGAATGTGCGAAAATTGTGCAGCAGAACCGCGGCATCACCTTGGATGTGCACAAGGTTGATGAATTCATGAAAGACCCGCAGATTAAACACCAACTGCGAACCGGCGAAACCATTGGCTGCTTCTATATTGAAAGTCCGGCTATGCGCGGCCTGCTTAAAAAATTGCGTTGCGATACCTACCCCATTTTGGTGGCAGCAAGTTCCATTATCAGGCCGGGTGTGGCGCGTTCGGGCATGATGAAAGAATATATCCAGCGTTTCCACAAACCCGGCGTTTTCAAATACATACACCCGGTGATGGAAGAACAATTGAAGGAAACCTTCGGTGTAATGGTGTATCAGGAAGACGTGCTGAAAGTTTGCCACCATTTTGCAGGGCTGGATCTTTCCGATGCCGATATTTTGCGCCGCGCCATGAGTGGCAAGTTCCGATCCAAACAGGAATTTGAACGCATCCGCGACCGCTTTTTCGTAAATTGCAAGGATCGTGGTCATTCCGAAGCCATCGCCCAGGAAGTGTGGCGGCAGATTGAATCGTTTGCAGGCTACTCCTTTTCTAAGGCGCATTCAGCGAGCTATGCCGTGGAAAGTTTCCAGAGCCTTTATTTGAAGGCTCATTTCCCACATGAGTTTCATGTGGCCGTCATCAATAATTTCGGCGGGTTTTACGAAACCTGGGTGTATTTTAATGAAGCCAAACGTTGTGGTGCAAAGATTGAGCTGCCTTGTGTGAACCACAGCCATTACAAGACATCGCTTTCGGGTCAGACCATTTACACCGGTTTTATTCACATTCAGAATCTGGAAAGCAAAGTGGCCCAAAGCATTGAAGAGGATCGTGTCAAAAAGGGGGGATTTAAAAACCTTCAGGATTTTGTGAACCGTGTTCCGATGGGAAAAGAGCAGTTGCTTTTACTAATCCGCACCGGCGCTTTCAGGTTCACAGAAAGAAGCAAACAGCAATTATTATGGGAAGCCCACATGGCTGGCGCAAATACGACTCCCAAAATATCCCGCAACACATTATTTGAAAAAGAGGAAAAAACCTTCACCCTGCCCGAACTGGAACACAGCAAAATTGAGGATGCGTATGATGAGATTGAGTTGCTTGGTTTTCCGGTTACGTTGAGTTATTTTGAGATGCTGGAAACAAGGGACGAGGGGCGAGGGACGAATGAGGAAAGACAAGGAGAAAAGGAGATAGGGAGACAGGGAGAAGGAGTTTCGGATTTACGATTTCGGATTTCCACCACGGCGGACAAGTCGGATTCTCTTGGGTCTTGGAATTTGGAATTTGGAATTTGGAATTTTACTGCGAAGCAGACAGGAAAACGCGTGCAAATTGCCGGCTCCTTCGTCTGCATCAAATACGTAAGCACCATTCGCAAAGAGATCATGCATTTCGGAACTTTTTTCGACCGCAGCGGACAGTTTTTTGATACGGTGCATTTTCCGCCGGTTGTTAAGAAGTTTCCTTTCCGCGGCAAAGGCGTTTATCTGCTCAGCGGTAAAGTAGTAGAGGAATTCGGCTTCGCAAGCCTCGAAGTGGAAAAAATGGAAAAACTACCAATGAAGAAAGATCCGAGGTTCGTTTAA
- the yajC gene encoding preprotein translocase subunit YajC yields MTPQSSEGGGGFGSMIFLLLIIVIFYLFFIRPQMKRSKDQKKFRENLKKGDKIITIGGLHGKIVEVQETTFTIEVADNLKLRVEKSAIAMDGTAQIAEQK; encoded by the coding sequence ATGACACCTCAAAGTTCAGAAGGAGGCGGAGGTTTTGGGTCTATGATCTTTCTCTTGCTCATCATTGTTATCTTCTACTTGTTTTTTATCAGGCCACAAATGAAAAGGTCAAAGGATCAGAAGAAATTTCGTGAGAACCTCAAGAAAGGTGACAAAATTATTACCATTGGTGGATTGCACGGAAAAATTGTTGAAGTACAGGAAACAACTTTTACTATTGAAGTAGCTGATAACTTGAAGCTCAGGGTTGAAAAATCGGCCATAGCTATGGATGGCACTGCACAAATCGCAGAACAAAAATAG
- a CDS encoding dephospho-CoA kinase → MLKVGLTGNIGSGKTTVAKIFSILGTAVFNADEEAKKLLNEPSQQSGLVNYFGNDILGSDHRIDRTKLANHIFNNKGALSFINQLIHPLVRQNFSEFCHLHSNYPVCIYEAAVIIETGFYKQLDKIILVTAPEEVRIQRVVLRDHTSAELLEPRMKNQWPEELKIPHADYVINNDGLTPLLEQCQAIFAEIS, encoded by the coding sequence ATGCTGAAAGTTGGCCTCACTGGAAATATCGGAAGTGGAAAAACCACTGTTGCAAAAATTTTCAGCATCCTTGGCACCGCAGTATTTAATGCCGATGAAGAAGCAAAAAAGCTGCTTAATGAACCCTCTCAACAATCCGGATTAGTTAACTATTTTGGCAACGACATTCTAGGTTCCGACCACAGAATAGACCGCACAAAACTTGCTAACCATATATTCAACAACAAGGGAGCGCTCAGTTTTATCAACCAACTGATTCACCCTTTGGTAAGGCAAAACTTCAGTGAGTTCTGCCACTTGCATAGCAATTATCCTGTTTGTATATACGAAGCAGCCGTAATCATTGAAACAGGCTTTTATAAACAATTGGATAAAATTATCCTGGTCACGGCGCCAGAAGAAGTACGCATTCAACGGGTCGTTCTGCGAGATCATACAAGCGCTGAACTTTTGGAACCGCGTATGAAAAACCAATGGCCCGAAGAACTTAAAATTCCACATGCCGATTACGTAATCAACAACGATGGCCTGACACCGCTTCTTGAGCAATGCCAGGCAATATTTGCTGAAATCTCCTAA